Proteins encoded in a region of the Micropterus dolomieu isolate WLL.071019.BEF.003 ecotype Adirondacks linkage group LG09, ASM2129224v1, whole genome shotgun sequence genome:
- the il11b gene encoding uncharacterized protein il11b, with protein MVQFDPDQDYLFSLDQISSVRSTPVFLVRTKLKSPKARTKQVIHVSTLWLLPLLLLAELFVHSSSRPAKSFPRCGTFGSMIHQVDRLINLSNKLHDLTDEELINFDNVEHKLDGLPHMHHSADYFSSLKLNESLSQLYVHAQSFRLHVDWLNTGKQNFSLSSHSAEGVSTHLLQLSNLVNTTLHQIGEEVPQSPSPSLPVIATAFDVLQFSVEISERLKVFCYWSKRVLWILRKKSCHP; from the exons atggttcagtttgatccggaccaAGACTACCTCTTTTCGTTGGACCAAATTTCGTCTGTTAGGTCCACACCTGTATTTTTGGTTCgcaccaaactgaaaagtccgaaaGCCCGGACCAAAcaag TAATTCACGTCTCCACCTTGTGGCTTCTCCCCCTGCTGCTATTGGCTGAGCTGTTTGTCCATTCATCATCTCGTCCTGCCAAAAGTTTCCCCCGCTGTGGCACGTTTGGATCAATGATCCATCAGGTGGACAGGCTGATAAACTTATCCAATAAACTCCATGACTTG ACAGATGAAGAACTCATAAACTTTGACAATGTAGAACATAAACTTGACGGTCTTCCTCATATGCACCACTCTGCTGACTACTTCAGCTCACTGAAG TTGAACGAGTCACTCTCCCAGCTGTATGTGCACGCTCAGTCCTTCAGACTGCATGTTGACTGGTTGAACACAGGCAAACAAAACTTCAGTTTGTCCTCCCACTCGGCTGAGGGCGTCAGCACTCACCTCCTGCAGCTTTCCAACCTCGTTAACACAACTCTTCACCAG ATCGGTGAAGAGGTTCCTCAGTCACCGTCTCCATCCCTCCCGGTTATCGCCACAGCCTTTGATGTGCTCCAGTTCTCTGTTGAAATTTCTGAACGGTTAAAAGTCTTTTGTTACTGGTCAAAAAGAGTGTTATGGATTCTCCGGAAAAAATCCTGCCACCCTTAA
- the si:ch211-171h4.3 gene encoding serine/threonine-protein kinase SBK2: protein MTAATKLLDEMCHLTAQSLTPMDTSEHFKVLKLLGEGSYGKVMLAVHRKRGTPMALKFFPRESTSLFSFLREYNLSLSFCTHPSLTRALGIAYSTPLHYVFAQQASLFGDLYDVILPEVGMEEDCCQRVVSQLCGALSHLHSLGFVHRDVKPENIFLCDSACRWVKLGDFGMVKARGTRVPEVWYSSPYCTPEAEIARGNEDSWRSMNDGNDGVKEDGEKKKKARVWVSVEPSTDSWALGILTYAMLTGSHPWAETTRDCHSYLKYQEWFDTAKSPDDKLDVWAEPQGESAQDVIELIGVELEQKERPPTAPQFACLTPLACSFFQSLLDPRPRLRGRPEDMLSYLGGDWVMERERMRLEEERKKSRGKGAIRNMKEMEGRGER from the exons ATGACA gcTGCCACAAAGCTCCTGGATGAAATGTGCCATCTGACGGCTCAGTCTCTGACACCAATGGACACATCAGAGCACTTCAAGGTCCTAAAGCTCCTGGGTGAAGGGTCATATGGCAAAGTCATGCTAGCTGTACACAGGAAGAGAG GTACTCCAATGGCTCTGAAATTCTTCCCTCGTGAGTCcacctctcttttctctttcctgagGGAGTATAACCTCTCTCTGTCGTTCTGTACCCACCCATCCCTGACCAGAGCGCTAGGAATCGCCTACTCCACGCCTTTGCACTACGTCTTTGCTCAGCAAGCAAGCCTCTTTGGTGATCTCTATGATGTCATCTTGCCTGAG GTCGGTATGGAGGAGGACTGTTGTCAGCGGGTGGTGTCCCAGCTGTGTGGCGCTCTGTCCCACCTGCACTCTCTTGGTTTTGTCCACAGAGACGTCAAACCAGAGAACATCTTCCTGTGTGACTCTGCCTGCCGCTGGGTCAAACTAGGAGACTTTGGCATG GTGAAGGCCAGGGGCACAAGGGTCCCGGAGGTCTGGTATAGCTCTCCCTACTGTACCCCTGAGGCCGAGATCGCTCGCGGAAATGAGGATAGCTGGAGAAGCATGAATGATGGGAATGATGGTGTTAAGGAGGATggtgagaagaaaaagaaggcaCGAGTTTGGGTGTCTGTGGAGCCTAGCACGGACAGCTGGGCGCTGGGGATCCTGACCTACGCCATGCTCACCGGCAGTCATCCCTGGGCTGAAACAACCAGAGACTGCCACTCATACCTGAAATATCAGGAATGGTTTGACACAGCAAAAAGCCCTGATGACAAACTGGACGTGTGGGCAGAGCCACAGGGTGAGAGCGCACAGGATGTCATTGAGTTAATTGGGGTAGAACTTGAACAGAAAGAACGTCCTCCCACAGCGCCCCAGTTTGCATGTTTGACCCCGCTGGCCTGTTCCTTCTTCCAGTCGCTCCTCGACCCGAGGCCTCGGCTTCGTGGACGACCTGAGGATATGCTGAGTTACCTCGGAGGGGACTGGgtgatggagagggagaggatgcggctggaggaggagaggaagaagagcagagggAAAGGAGCAATCAGGAACAtgaaagagatggagggaagaGGAGAACGATAG